From the genome of Nicotiana sylvestris chromosome 1, ASM39365v2, whole genome shotgun sequence:
GTCATAAAGAGCAAGGCTGATGGAGGTCTAGGACTCCAAAAGGCTAATCTTAAGAACAACGCTTCTCTTACAAATCTTGCCTGTAGGACTTACAAAACTACCAACAGTCTATGGGCAAGAGTTCTAATCTATAAGCAATATGACATATCCAACAATGCTAGGATACTTAGAGCCTCTAGATATCATAGACATCCAAAATCAACAACCTGATAGTGCATCTTAAGGGGCTGGGATACATGCTGCAAAGCAAACAGATGGGTAGTTCACAAGGGGAACAAGGTCAACTTCTTAAGTGATATATGGATCCCCAATCAGCCATCAATTAGACAGTTGATTGAGGGTCCTTTAAAACAAAATGACCTCAATGCTATAGTTAGCTCAATCCACAACATAGGAACTTGGGACACATCCTCTTTGTCTATTGCTCTTCCTCCAAGTATCCTGAATCTGTTAAACTCAGTGTTCATTTCCCTAGCTCTTGACTCCGAATGGCCAATTCACAAATATTTCTGCTTACTCCTTCCTAAGCAAGAGTGACACCAGCCTTCATTCTAGTGAGGAAGGCTCCTTCAAATGGGTCTGAAAACTACAAGCTCCCAACAAAATTAAGAATTTCATTTGGCTCCTCACCCATAAGAGACTTCCCACTAAGAGCTACCTCCATAGAATTGGGATGAACTTTGATCATATCTTCTTTGAATGCCCTAATGCTATCCACTTCTAGAATGAAAATACTGTCCAAATCTACAAGTGACAGTACACAACAAACTCCAACATTCAATGACCATCAGTGGCCATCAACATGGAACTCTATCAGAAATGTGCCTTTCAATAGCAATACCCTATGGGACAACCTCATTCCCTTCTGCTTCTGGCACATCTGGCTAACAAGAAATAACAATTtattcaataaaaaaaaaagaatacatCAACTCCACAAACACAATCTCCAAAGCTACTGAATACTTTGTGCTTACAACAAATGGCTCCAGCAAAATAACACATCAAATTGTAATAAAATGGGAGCCCCCAAGAAGAGGCTTCTACAAGCTAAACACGGATGAAGCAGTAAAAGAGAATCCAGGGATAAGAGGATTAGGAGGGGGTATTTAGAAATCACAATGGAGACTAGATAATAGAGTACATGGATAACATCCCTCACACAACAAACACTATGGCAGAACTACAGGCACTCATAAGGGGACTACAACTCACGGAACAAGATAACTTGGCTCCTCTGGAGATCAATACGGACTCCTCTGAAATTATCAATATGCTAACAAAAGGAAGCCTTATTTGTGACCCCTTAATTTGTGAATGCAGGTCACTAATTCACAGGATGGACAGGGTGGTAGTGAAGCATACCTATAGGGAGCAGAATAGAGTAGTTGATGTATTGGCCAAGGAAGCAACAAAAGAAGTCTTTTTGAACAAGTCTAGGATACTATCAGTTTCTCCGATGTTTGTCAATGATATATTTTTGACAGATATCCTAGGAACTGAATTGGTTAGAACTTTTGTGGATTGTAATATTAGACACAATCTTGCATAACATTACTACTATAGGAGTACTACAATACCCTAGCAATGACTCTCCTGTATTACCTTTGGTTATCTAGCCATATATAATATTCCCCCCTTAACCATTTTTTTTAATCGTTGGGACACTACTTTCTCCAAAATGCAAAAACCAAAAAAGCAAAAGGCAGTATTGATAAATTATTGTCCGATGGTCTACAATTTGCACGGTATTCATGTTAAGTCTTTATTATATCATTATTagattttttataaaacaactacgAAAAAGATAAATCATGCAGTTGTCATGGTCTTGAAAGTATGTAAATTCATTTAATATTGTCAAAAATGTAATAATTTGTTAATGTCAAAGCTTATCCGTTTATAGAACAAAATTTGGAAATGATATGTTTATATTATAAATTATAGGAAATGAAAATAAAACGAATGAGCTAATGGTAGAGAAACTTTATTCGTTATGAAATCCTTTTTAAGAACACTACAATGTTAAGACCACCAAAGATTGCGATaaagtgataaaaaaaaattcatttttaatTAGAATTTTCGAGTTCAAATTCCAAATATAAAAAGAAGTTCTGATATCAAACCCCAAATAGATAGCGGACGatgaaaaatataaataaataatatgGTATTGGCATAAGTGAAAAAGGATTTGGAAGCTTGCTTCACTCCATAAATCTCTCTTTCACAGTCACTTTTGTTGAGTTCCATGTCAGAGAAAAGATAAAATATTCTCACGCAAGTAATTAGTTACAATCTGAGtaacaaaacatgaataaagaTTGTGAGTTCAATTTTCTAGTTTCTAGTAATATATGGAAAAACTACTATGATAATAGAATTTCTTAAATAGAGATTTTAGAGTGATATTTGAGTTAATTGCTAAATAAAGTTGAAAAGCAAttgaaagaaaaaaggagagaaaacaTGCAGTTTTTAACTGGAAATTTGAAGGGAAAAACTACTCCGTAGTAGATACCTCATTGTTAAATTAGTTCTGCCTTGAAAAGTAAAAAGAGTATTTGAAGTTgagataaaaatgagaaaaagatTTGAAAAATTAAATATATGAAAGGGATATTTATTTCTCTTGGAAAAAAATTAATGATTATGTGACTCAAAATTATTATGCCATATTTTTTAATATACTCTTTGTAGTTTGGTTGGATGATTGTTatgtatcgtttcataatgtatcgtataatattgtattgtattatacCATATTCTTTTGATGTATATAATATTTGGATTGATTGCATGTTTGTCGTCGTTTTATGATGTCTTGCACCAATAATACGAAGAACAAACTTATAATAttgtaaagaaaaaaataaggtaCGAGGTATAGGATAAACGATAAAAtaagattatttaataataaggaaAGGCAAGATGAGGAAAAAAAGGTAACAATGCAAGCATACCAAATCGGCCGTTCCATTAAGTGACATTTCTTATCGTCACATAATGATAAATTTAACGATACAATGCAACAAAATTTACATAtcaatcaaaataaaaattaatttaaagtaacaataccaTATAATAAAACAGGTAACCACCATCAAACAAGCTGTTAAacaaaattttaatattttatcAATACTTCAAAATATTGAGATTCAGTATTTCAAACGGTAACAAAAATTTAGGCGAGTAAATCTTCTGTGCCattctaaatttgaaaatttaTTTATGACATTTATGGAGTTCTAGAATTTACTATTTTTACCATCTTCACGTACCCATTATTCACTGACAGTTGGTATCACACGGTACCATCGTCACTATTAAACCACACATTAAATTATTTCTGTTATTAGatcattaattaattaataaaattccAACTAAAAATACCCAAAAAACACTCCAAAAGAAAGGTCAAATTTCTCTTTCGAGTTTCTCTATAAAACAGTCTCCTAATAGGCTATCACCACCTTCAATTAATCAACAAGATTCCCTTGAATTTCTCCACCTTCTTCTTCCTTAACCCCCACCCCCTCAtcacccccaccccaccccaccccagtAAATAACGAGCCATCATGGCTTGTGAAGTTAACCAACTGGCTCCATTCCTCGGACCCAACACCACCGATGCCGTAGCCGCCGCCACTTACATATGTAGCCAATTTTCCGATGTgtctaacaagtttgttgatacCGGATACGCTATCGACTCGACTTATCTCCTCTTCTCGGCTTACCTTGTTTTTTCCATGCAGCTCGGCTTCGCTATGCTTTGCGCGGGCTCTGTTCGCGCGAAGAATACTATGAACATTATGCTTACTAATGTTCTTGACGCCGCGGCTGGTGGGCTTTTTTACTACCTCTTCGGCTTCGCTTTCGCTTGGGGCGGGCCGTCTAACGGCTTCATAGGGCGTCACTTCTTTGGGCTTAAAGAGATCCCTTCTAGTTCTTTTGATTACAGTAATTTTCTGTATCAATGGGCTTTTGCTATAGCCGCCGCTGGAATTACTAGCGGTTCTATAGCCGAGAGGACTCAGTTTGTGGCTTATTTGATTTACTCTTCTTTTCTTACCGGCTTTGTTTACCCAGTTGTTTCCCATTGGTTTTGGGCCCCAGATGGGTGGGCCAGCCCGACTAATTCAAATTTATTATTCGGGTCTGGTGTTATTGACTTTGCCGGGTCGGGTGTTGTTCATATGGTAGGTGGGATAGCGGGGTTTTATGGTGCTTTAATTGAAGGTCCGAGAATTGGACGGTTCGATCATGCGGGCCGGTCCGTTGCGCTCCGTGGACATAGCGCTTCGCTTGTGGTTTTaggtacctttttgttgtggttcGGATGGTACGGGTTTAACCCGGGTTCCTTTAATAAGATTCTAGTTACTTATGGTACAAGTGGAGGGTATTATGGTCAATGGAGTGCTGTGGGACGTACCGCGGTGACCACCACCTTAGCGGGTTGCACCGCGGCCCTAACCACTCTCTTCGGTAAGAGGATTCTTTCGGGTCATTGGAACGTGACGGATGTGTGTAACGGACTATTAGGCGGATTTGCAGCAATCACGGCCGGGTGCTCCGTGGTAGAGCCATGGGCCGCGATCATTTGTGGCTTCATAGCTGCTTTAGTTTTAATCGGTTGTAACAAGTTGGCGGAGATATTTAAGTATGATGATCCACTTGAAGCAGCACAACTCCATGGTGGTTGTGGTGCATGGGGAATAATTTTCACTGCCTTATTTGCTAAGGGGAGTTATGTGGATCAAGTTTACCCGGGTAAACCGGGTCGGCCACACGGGTTATTCATGGGTGGTGGAGGAAAACTACTTGGGGCACATATAATCCAGATTCTTGTGATATTCGGGTGGGTTACTGCTACAATGGGTCCACTTTTCTATATTCTTCATAAGTTCAAGCTTCTTCGGATCTCTTCGGAGGATGAGATGGCGGGTATGGATCTGACCCGACATGGTGGATTTGCTTATTACCATGATGAAGATCTCAAACATGGAACGCAAATGAGAAGAATTGAACCAACAAGCTCAAGTTAGAAAAATATCTTTTAAATTTCCCTATGTTTACTTTGAActttctattatttctttttcaaTGGTCTATTTATTTTAGAAAATTAAATTAGATGTGTAagtgagaaaaaagaaaaagaaaaaaaggaaggtTGGGTTTTTTGAGGGTATATGGGTGGTTGTCATTGAAGATAATGGGAACATGGACTATGTTTATTATTTCTACATTATTCCCAATGTACATATATATTTCCTCTTTATTCAAGTCTTGAACATTATTGTAGAACcgtcaaacttgacttctcttGTTTAATTGACTTTCTTAGCTattgtttggacataaatttggttgaaattttaaaaatatttttaaaattgtgtTTCGAAAGTTaaaattgtgtttggacatgcacCTTATTTGAAAAAAAGATTTAAAGTTTTGTGAGCCGAAAATCCAAAAACTATCCTAAATCAATTTTTAGAAACTTGataatttttaaagtttttttccCAAAATATAATCGTATATCATAAACAAGCAatgcttttaatttttttttatataaaataaagccAAAATTTATGACCAAACGGGAGCTTGGAGTTAGCTATTGGTTCTCATTTGCTAAAGTCTTTCAGAGTATAATTATTTTATCAGTATGTGCGGTACTGGTGAAATAGTTCAGCTTGTTCTAATATTACTGCTATAAAAAAACGTTTATTTATATTCTTGagaattttcaaaattttattaACATCATTGTTTACGAATttactttttcttctttcattttttgtCGTTTTGGTTTTTTCTCCGTCCTCTTTTTTTTTGTGCTTTTTGGTTATTGTGATTTCATTGAAAAGGACTGCAAATGTGTCCAAGTTAAGAGGATGTAAACTAAAAAAGTGTTTAGTTAAAGCAATTTCACATAAATTAATGTCCAAGTTGCAAATGTATTAGTTTTGGTATTATTAATTCCTTGTTTGATAGTAGTATTTCTCAACCTATATATTAATTATACACCTTATTCAGTACTATTCTTATACGTAGTAAATCATTGCATTAGTGATACCATAATTTTTAATACATGATTAAACATGTATAAAGACAGAACTGCCCTTTCAAAacctttaatacatcaaaccaaataaTCAATAAGGAATAATCTTAGCATAACTATGACAACATTACTAATCTCAACATTACTAATACGCATTATTCAATACTATTCTTAAACTACATCCTATCAAACAACCTTGGGAAAAGAGTTATCCCATGATTAATTATCCCGAGATTAGTTATCCCGAAATTATTATCCCACTCTCCCATAGGGATAAAAAATACTACAATCCAGCGATAACTACGAATTAGTTATACCGCGATTTTATCCCAAACGTAGGATAAACTCATCTTAAATTTAATCTCGAGATAAATTATTCCTTATCGCTCCCACCAAACAAGCCCTTGAAGTTTCTAACAATTGGAAATGCAATTTTTGAGAGAAGAGGACAGTTTTAATTTAGGTTCTGCAGGTGATTTAGTTGTTCTTGGCAGTAGCTATACAATTTGATGAAAAACAGAAGTAGATCACATTTCATACGTAATTGTTTTATTTTAAGTCTCAAAACACATCGTAAGTTAATTGGAAAATTTTGATCAAcggattttaaaacaaaaaataagaaaaaattcaataaaaattagATGTTGGACCATCCTTTttagaagaaaatgagttaataACTACGTATACAGATATATGAATCATTTAGCTTCTGAAAAAGACAAACAAagtaagattttttttatttcaaaataagAGCTATGTGAGTATGTTAGCTATTTGACATTCATGTTTCAAATGGTTTTtagctccaaaaaaaaaaaaaaaatgattcaaATGGTTTTCACTGCAAAAATCGGAAGTAATTCTACCAGTCATCCAACATTGGTATAActaaaatttctttttttattacatcaaaaatatttaaaaaaaagagtaaaactaAAATTAAGTTTAGTTAGTACCAATATTAATAAACAAAATCAATCCCATGACATTTGATATATTGTTTCTATTACAACcagaggcggacccaggatttaAGTGCAACGGGGACACACTATCTTTAAATATATCAATTATTGGCGACAAATTTCGGTGTGCAACTCTTTAAAAACTTAACGATTATGATAACTTATGACAAAGAAAAATTCTCAGTCGTCGTTTGCCGGAATCAATAGATATTGCAACCTTGTTGAAGAGAGAGAGAAgcgtttgtaattttttatttgcaaagtgtatacggtcaaaatcaggtGTGCCCGATTTTGTAGGCTCGAGGGGTCGCGTCGAGGACAAGTTCAATGTGGACCGGGATCGAGTCCGATGGCAGGATACAAGACTCGAAGATCGAAGTGCTCGATGAACACCAAGGCCGAGTACGATCAACCTCGAGATAATATCGTTATAGTTTTATAACAGAAAGAGCGAGATTCCCGCGATGGCCCTAAGATCACGGCGTAAATTCCAGAACGGatttgtactaggcggttagacaattGTACAAAAAGACTCCCTACTGTaatagaagtgtaccttatttaggattcccctactatataaaaagGATCCAAATCATTTGTAACGCATGAATCATTGACAAGAGAATATACATACATCACTTTCTTGCTTACTGTTCATTTGAAACACCTTATTATCATTTTATTGTTCTTACTCACTTACCTCGAGGTTGCCttagctcgaggtcgagactTGCTTACACACTGGTTTGACTACCTTACACTTTAATTTATACACTTGATTCTTTGTTTATCAGTTAGTAttggattaaatcacatatctttaaaactacaatacaagtttaattgttactcggatTTTAGAGTAAACACAGAGATATGAGTTTGAAGTTTTTGGTTTGAGGGAGGGACTTGAAAAAAAATAACATTAATTAAGTTGATTATTATGTACAAGTATTAAATGATAATTGAATTataaaaaattgaaattaaaaaaagaaaacaattgaCTACGAAGTAAAAACAATCATTGAATCAGTTACGGAAAGGAAAATCCACTAAAATGATAAAGATGGTTTCTATCCCAAGCCAACAGGGGCGGGCAGGCGGCTTCAGCACTAAACTTAACCAACTCTGCCATGCGGCCATTTTTTGATTTTGGGGGCACCAGTAAAATATTTAGGGGGTCCTTGATGTATACACTTATATACATAAAATGTATGTACACTGATTTTTTCGACGTCAATGGGTTCCGGTGACCCCGATATTCCTAATGTAGGTCCGCCCCTGATTACAACTAGAGGTGTTCAAACCGAACGGAAAAcgcaccaaaccgaaaagtcaaaccaaactAATTTAAAACCCGATTAGGtgtggtttgatttggtttggtattgagtaaaaaaatcctAACTAAACGACAAAAAAAtagataatttttatatatactttaaagactttatattcaattttctttaaaaaaatataaaaatatttgggattctcttattggatataatatttaatagaactatgaagtacatttttttatttactttaaataatgggttgtatCATTTTTTTATCAAGTATTATTGAAATGAGTCAATCATCTCTttgttttttccattttcatatgTCAAgatttcttttatctttttcgAATTTGAAATGATATATCGATAattcaaaattaaataaatatatcattatTTAGGTATCATGTTGATTTTTATATTTAATGATTAAATTCGACTAACCTTGAAAGCGTACATTAacaaaaaattattgttagacgactaagaaaataactgaCATatattactaaaaaaattctcccattataatattttaatagatcaaaTATTTGTCAATTTTCTTACCTTTGACTAAACATATGTTCACTTATCAAAACTTTATCgataattttaacaaagtaatattgaaataatattcacgtAACCAAAAAACCCGATAAAATTCGgaaaaccaatccaaaccgatatagttggtttgattttgataaaacATAACAAACCCGGTCAATATATACCTCTAATTACAACCCATACTTAAAATTCCTTTTGAAGGAGAAATTAAGAGAAACTTCTTTTTACAAAAGGATTAAAAAATTTCTTCGTATCTATCTAAATTTTGATGGACTCGAACACTATAgttgtaaaaaaagaaaaaaatcaaaaggaCTTAGAGCGTGAAAAAGATAGGAGGATGAACAATAAAAGATAGACGCGTACAAAGCAAAGGAAGATTCATGGGAATCTCCTAGTGTAAAGGTGACCAATCACTTTATGTGAATGGAAGAGAATCTCGTGATGCCAAAAAGATTGGAACTTTGAAAGCGAAAAAAAGGTGCAATGAATATCCTACCGAATTAAATGCAACATTTGTCTATGTGTGGGTGCCCATACGCATGTAAGAAATAAGATGACAAGAGAAGACACTCCAAGTATCGAAAAGACCATTATGGGCGTTATTCAGAGTTGAGAGTACTTGTCACTTTTTATGTTGTTTTGTGTCATGATGGATTTTTTAATCCGTTATAGGAGTTGTTACTCCATCTCAAGATTTTCTCAATTCTTATTGTTCAAACTCGAAGACTTCGATTATAGGTGGAGAAATTTTATTCATTTACCAAACCCTTTAATAATTCAGTGTTAATTTGTGAGCACCTTGATTAATTTATTGAACAATCTATTTAGCGAAGATTGACAAGACTATTTCTAAAAGTAATAAAATTTATAAAGTTTGCTTGAGAAAAAGTGGAAAAATTAACTTTTTAAAATCGAtaaaaaatcatataataatGTGGCGAGTTAGATAGCAAGAGCAACTAGATCAGTAATGGAAAGGGTTACTAAAATGGATAGATCTCTTTTATCCAAGGATCTAACTAgatattgtttgaccaaaaaatataaatctttgattaaactaattaattttaTATAATGAGGGGTTAAACCTAGTTAATGATAATAACTTCACATCTATAATCGATTAATATGAACAATGTAGagcaattttgaaagaaaattaaatgCAGTGTGCATTCGATGTTTCAAGATCATTAAGGATATCAGAAAATAAATAGCAAGAAATGGCAGTAAAGTAAATATggagaatgattcacccaatatTGAATGGGGTGGATGATTACTctttctgacaatgatgaatgatagATAAAATATTAGAATATTGGGACCCTTCTCGGATCTGATGGAAAAAGTGTGGAATAATAGACAATCGAATCTCTTTGGAAAGGTAGTGTTTGTATTTTATCTAGAGGGAAGGTCTGCTTTTCAAGGAATGTTCTTATCGGAGAATATACATGACTTTCACCTTATCTCTCTTAAAGATCCTACTACTAAACTAGTCGTTACTGTCATTTCTGATACTTGACCTCGGCCATGATTGACTGCTCGGCGGTGAATCCTATTGGTTACTAGTCGACCTCAGCTAAATTACTTTTGGTAATTCCACTTCGTGTCGAATATCCTTTAggcagattttgacccatacagttagtccctctacTTATTGAGGCCGTCTCTTAAATGACCTCTATAAGCGAAATTTGTTAGTCGTAGTTGAGAGGCGAGCAAGTCGAGTAGTAACGCTCTTGGGGAGATTGTAACATGGCACTCTATGAGCCATAACCTACTGTTACGTTGATTCAGAATGACATCATGACATCATGCGTTATTATTACTTATTTTTCCGATGTATTGCGTCGTTTCCCGTGCCTCTGCCATTTCGATATTCGTGCTGGGTATTGACGATTTGTATTCTTGATTATGGTGCCTGGGTTCTTATAAATAGGGATAGTAGACCATTTGCCTAATCCTTTGTGTTTTCAAATATTTAATCTCTATCTCTGTCTTCCTTCTTCATTCAGTGTTCTTACTTTCGTTACCTTCACCCTTGCATCCATGTTTTTATCGATTCTGATAACTTCTACTACTTATGTGTTTGCATCTTCttcatatataaataaataaagatgGTTAATACATCTTCTAATTCTGGGGGGCATCTGACCTAACTCCCTTGGCAGTGAGCATGCCTCCTCATGACGATGGGGCTACCATTGTTGCAGAAGACGAAAGTTTCCATATGGTAGAGGAA
Proteins encoded in this window:
- the LOC104232896 gene encoding ammonium transporter 1 member 1 translates to MACEVNQLAPFLGPNTTDAVAAATYICSQFSDVSNKFVDTGYAIDSTYLLFSAYLVFSMQLGFAMLCAGSVRAKNTMNIMLTNVLDAAAGGLFYYLFGFAFAWGGPSNGFIGRHFFGLKEIPSSSFDYSNFLYQWAFAIAAAGITSGSIAERTQFVAYLIYSSFLTGFVYPVVSHWFWAPDGWASPTNSNLLFGSGVIDFAGSGVVHMVGGIAGFYGALIEGPRIGRFDHAGRSVALRGHSASLVVLGTFLLWFGWYGFNPGSFNKILVTYGTSGGYYGQWSAVGRTAVTTTLAGCTAALTTLFGKRILSGHWNVTDVCNGLLGGFAAITAGCSVVEPWAAIICGFIAALVLIGCNKLAEIFKYDDPLEAAQLHGGCGAWGIIFTALFAKGSYVDQVYPGKPGRPHGLFMGGGGKLLGAHIIQILVIFGWVTATMGPLFYILHKFKLLRISSEDEMAGMDLTRHGGFAYYHDEDLKHGTQMRRIEPTSSS